In Tenrec ecaudatus isolate mTenEca1 chromosome 4, mTenEca1.hap1, whole genome shotgun sequence, a single window of DNA contains:
- the LOC142446427 gene encoding olfactory receptor 8H1-like, producing MDRRNNTNVPDFILVGLTDSEAVRLVLFHLFLLIYLVTVLGNAGMILIICQDLQLHTPMYFFLSHLSFLDLNYSSVITPKTLENLIASTKRISFGGCLAQMYFLVFLGGTEFFLLATMAYDRYIAIYNPLQYPVIMSPSLCCSLLIASYLIGFSESLVIVMSISTLHFCDSNVVHHFFCDTTPILALSCTDTHDTETMIFILGGSTLVASLITISASYASILSTIMKIKSTSGKRKAFSTCASHLLGVTIFYGTMIFTYLKPRSSYSLGKDQVASVFYTIVIPMLNPLIYSLRNKEVKRAVIRLLQKRESTS from the coding sequence ATGGATAGAAGGAACAACACGAACGTGCCTGATTTCATCCTTGTGGGACTGACAGACTCTGAAGCAGTCCGGCTGGtcctctttcatctatttctccTCATCTACCTGGTTACTGTGCTGGGGAATGCAGGGATGATCCTCATCATTTGCCAGGACCTCCAGCTGCACACGCCCATGTATTTCTTCCTCAGTCACCTGTCATTCCTTGATCTCAACTACTCATCCGTCATTACCCCTAAAACCTTAGAAAACTTAATAGCTTCCACCAAACGTATTTCCTTTGGGGGCTGTTTAGCCCAGATgtattttttggtctttttagGTGGCACCGAATTTTTTCTTCTAGCTACAATGGCCTATGATCGCTATATAGCGATCTACAATCCTCTACAATACCCAGTCATTATGTCCCCATCCCTCTGTTGCTCTCTGCTCATTGCCTCCTATTTGATTGGCTTCAGTGAGTCCCTTGTTATTGTGATGTCTATCAGCACCTTGCATTTCTGTGACTCCAATGTAGTGCATCACTTTTTCTGTGACACTACCCCAATTTTAGCTCTGTCCTGCACAGACACCCATGATACTGAGACCATGATATTCATTCTTGGTGGCTCCACTTTAGTGgcttctcttatcacaatctctgCTTCCTATGCATCCATTCTCTCTACTATCATGAAAATCAAGTCCACATCAGGGAAACGAAAAGCCTTCTCTACCTGTGCCTCCCACCTGCTGGGAGTCACCATCTTCTATGGTACCATGATCTTCACTTATTTAAAGCCACGGAGCTCCTACTCCTTGGGAAAGGACCAAGTGGCCTCTGTGTTTTACACTATTGTGATCCCCATGCTGAACCCACTCATTTACAGTCTGAGGAACAAAGAAGTGAAAAGGGCTGTCATTAGACTTCTGCAGAAGAGGGAGAGCACCAGCTAA